One segment of Belonocnema kinseyi isolate 2016_QV_RU_SX_M_011 chromosome 7, B_treatae_v1, whole genome shotgun sequence DNA contains the following:
- the LOC117176273 gene encoding ADP,ATP carrier protein 2: MTGLADPMSFAKDFIAGGVAAAVSKTAVAPIERVKLLLQVQHISKQIAEDQRYKGMVDCFVRIPKEQGFLSFWRGNFANVIRYFPTQALNFAFKDKYKQVFLGGVDKHTQFMRYFLGNLASGGAAGATSLCFVYPLDFARTRLAADVGKAGAGREFTGLGNCLTKIFKADGLGGLYKGFGVSVQGIIIYRAAYFGFYDTARGMLPDPKKTPFLVSWGIAQCVTTVAGIVSYPFDTVRRRMMMQSGRAKGDILYKSTAHCWATIAKTEGSGAFFKGAFSNVLRGTGGALVLVLYDEIKNLL, encoded by the exons ATGACTGGTCTCGCAGATCCCATGTCCTTCGCGAAGGATTTTATCGCCGGTGGAGTTGCTGCCGCTGTTTCCAAAACTGCGGTAGCGCCAATTGAGCGAGTCAAGCTTTTGCTCCAGGTTCAACACATCTCCAAGCAAATCGCGGAGGACCAACGTTACAAGG GAATGGTCGATTGTTTCGTCCGTATTCCAAAAGAACAAGGATTTCTCAGTTTCTGGCGTGGAAACTTCGCCAATGTTATTCGTTACTTCCCCACTCAAGCTTTGAACTTCGCCTTCAAAGATAAATACAAGCAGGTGTTCCTTGGTGGTGTTGACAAGCACACTCAGTTTATGCGATACTTCCTTGGAAATCTCGCTTCCGGTGGTGCTGCTGGAGCCACGTCTCTCTGCTTCGTCTACCCTCTTGATTTTGCAAGAACCAG GTTGGCCGCAGATGTAGGTAAGGCCGGAGCAGGGCGTGAGTTCACAGGATTAGGAAATTGTTTGACCAAGATCTTCAAAGCTGATGGACTCGGTGGACTCTACAAGGGATTCGGTGTATCGGTCCAGGGTATCATTATCTACCGAGCAGCCTACTTTGGTTTCTATGACACCGCTCGTGGTATGTTGCCCGACCCTAAGAAGACGCCATTCCTCGTTTCGTGGGGTATTGCCCAG tgcGTTACCACCGTAGCTGGTATTGTCTCGTATCCCTTCGACACTGTGCGTAGGCGTATGATGATGCAGTCTGGCAGAGCCAAGGGTGATATTCTTTACAAGAGCACGGCTCACTGCTGGGCAACTATCGCCAAGACTGAGGGTTCTGGTGCCTTCTTCAAGGGAGCCTTCTCCAATGTTCTCCGTGGTACTGGCGGTGCCCTAGTACTTGTATTGTACGATGAAATCAAGAACCTTCTCTAA
- the LOC117177340 gene encoding vesicle transport protein GOT1B → MFEITDTQKIGVGLAGFGISFLFLGVLLFFDKGLLAIGNLLFISGLGCVIGPRRTLSFFFQRHKLKGSASFLGGVIIVILGWPLVGMIVETYGFVILFSGFLPVAINFLRRVPILGTFLNMPGISRIMDMLAGDSNRTTV, encoded by the exons ATGTTCGAAATAACAGATACGCAAA AAATCGGAGTTGGGCTGGCTGGCTTTGGGATATCTTTTCTCTTTCTCGGAGTATTACTGTTCTTTGACAAAGGTCTTCTAGCAATTGGCAAC CTCCTGTTTATCTCGGGCCTGGGATGTGTTATTGGACCTAGGAGGACATTAAGCTTTTTCTTCCAGAGGCACAAATTAAAAGGAAGTGCTTCATTTTTAGGAGGTGTAATTATTGTTATATTGGGCTGGCCTCTGGTCGGCATGATCGTCGAAACCTATGGCTTCGTTATTTTGTTTAG tGGATTCTTACCAGTGGCGATAAACTTTTTACGGAGAGTACCAATCTTAGGAACATTTTTGAACATGCCAGGCATCAGTCGAATTATGGACATGCTTGCAGGAGATTCAAATAGGACAACAGTATGA